From Candidatus Tanganyikabacteria bacterium:
CACGCGGTCGGCCCCTTTCCTGGTGAAGGATGAAAGAGGCGGGGGCCGTTCGTCAACCTTTCTTCACATCGCCGGCCGCCAACGCGGCCGCCACGGCGTTTCGATCGATCTTCCCCGAGGCCAGCACCGGCAGTTCGGCCACGTACGAGACGTATCGCGGGACCTTGAACCCGCCCAGGCCGGCGCGCAAGAAGGCCGCCAGATCCGCCGGCTCCGGACACCCGGGACGCAGCACCACCAGCGCTCCCGGCACCTGCCCCCAGCGCGCGTCGGGCAACGCGGCCACCGCCGCCGCCGCGACGGCCGGGTGGCGCCGCAGGGCCGTCTCGATCTCGGTCGGCGAGACATTCTCGCCGCCCGACAGGATGAGGTCGTCGGCTCGGCCCAGGACGAAAAACCGCCCGGTCGCGTCGGCCACGCCCAGGTCTCCGGTCTCGAACCAGCCGCCTTCCAGCGCCGGCCCGCCCAGGTAGCCGCGCATGAGCGCGCCGCCGCGCACCGCGATGCGGCCCGCCTCTCCCGGCTCGCATGGCTGGCCGCCATCGCCGACGATGCGCATCTCGAAACCGGGGAGCGGCCGGAGCGCCGCCTCGCCGGGCGCCCCGGCGGCCACCAGGGAGGCCGTCTCGGTCATCCCGTAGCCGGCCACCGCCCGCGGGCACCTGGCGAGGAGATCCGCCGGGATCGGCTCCCCGCCGAGCAGGAGGGTTCGCAGGAAAGCAGGGGGCCGCCAGCCGCCGGCCAGGAGCCTCTCGAGCATGGTCGGCGTGAGGGACAGGCGCGTGACGCGGTGCGCCGCGACGGCCTCACGGACCGCCTCGGGAGCGAAACGCGGCACGATGAACACGCGGCCGTCGCAACGCGCCATGCGGTGCAGGATCGCCAGGCCGCCGACGTGGAAGAACGGCAGGGCCGCGAGCCATACGTCGTCGGGCCCGAGAGCGAAGTGGGCCGCGGCGGCCCGGGCGCTCGCCGCCAGTTGCGCAGCGGTCAGGATCACGCCCCTGGGTGAGCCGGAACTCCCCGAGGTGAACATGACCACCCGCGCCCGGCGAGAACGCCCGGGCGGGGCCGCCGCCAGAACCGGCGCCAGGACCGGCCACCGCATCCCGGAGCCGCCCGGGAACTCCCGGGCAAGGTCCCTGACGGGGACGGGGCCGAGATCCCGCCCGACGTGATCGGCATCCGCGAGCACCAGGCAGGCGCGGGCGCGGCCAAGTTGCTCCCGCAACTCGGAATCGGCCAGGCGCGTGTTGAGCAGCAGGGCCGTGGCGCCCTGGCGCCAGGCGGCTTCGTAGGCCTGGACCCACTGCGGCGAGTTGGCGCCCAGCAGGCCGACCACCGTGCCCGGGCCGACTCGCGGCGGGCCGCCGGTCCGGACGCCTTCCGGTCCGCGGCGCACCGAACCCGTCACGTCGGCACCCCCAGGCCGGGACCGGCCGGCAAGTGCAGCCGCCCGCCGCGGATGCTCCAGCATCCCGCCGGAGCGGGCACTTGCGCCAGCGTGCCCAGGCCGCAGGCCGGGGGGGCCGGCAACGCTCCCGGGCCGAAGGCCGGGGGGGCCGCCGGCATGGCCAGCGCCAGGTGGGCCGCGGCCAGGTGCCCGATCTCGCCATCCAGCGCCGAGGTGACGACCACCGCCGAACTCCGCGCCCGCGCCGCGATCGTGAAGCGCCGCGCCGCGAGGAGGCCGCCGAAGAGGGCCGGCTTGAGCACGAAGACCTCCGGGACCCGCGGCGCGGCCAGCCACGACCAGGCCCGGTCGGCCGGGCAGGCGCTCTCGTCGGCCGCAACGCGCGCTCCGGGTTCGGCCTCCAGGAAGGCGAGAAGATCGGCGCACGGCTCCTCGACGTAGGCAAGCGGCAGGTCGGCCGTCGCGGCCAGGAACTCCCGCGCCGCCGGGGCCGCCCAGGACCGCCCGGCATCGGCCCGCAGGACCACTCCGGTGCCCAGATCGGCGGATAGCTCGCGCAGGAGGCGGGCCGCCCCGGTCGCTGGCAGTGCGCCCACCTTGACCTTGATGGTCCCGAAGCCGGCCGCCGCGGCCCGCAGCGCCTCGTCCCGGCAGCCCGGTCCCGCCACGACCATCGCGTTGAGGGGCAACGCGGCTCCCGCGCCGGCTTCCCCCGTGGCGCTCCCGGCCTTCCCGGCGACGCCGGCCAGCAAGCCGTGCAGCGGCAGCCCCCGCGCCCGCGCCAGCGCATCCAGCAGGCAGGTCTCGAGGCCGGATCGCGTGGCGGGAAGACCCGCCGGCAGGACTTCGTCCAGCCAGGCTTCGATCGGCTCCGGGTCCCCACCGGCCAGCAGGCCGGGCAGGTCGCGCCAGGCGGCGATCGCCCCGGCCGCCGCCGGGAGCGCCGCCGACGCCGCCGCATGGGTCTCCGTCCCGAACGCCGGCAGGGGAGCGACCTCGCCGGCGCCCGAAAGCCCGCCAATCCGCAGCACCAGCCGGAAGCCGGGCCGCCGTCCCGCCCCGACGGG
This genomic window contains:
- a CDS encoding acyl--CoA ligase, producing MRRGPEGVRTGGPPRVGPGTVVGLLGANSPQWVQAYEAAWRQGATALLLNTRLADSELREQLGRARACLVLADADHVGRDLGPVPVRDLAREFPGGSGMRWPVLAPVLAAAPPGRSRRARVVMFTSGSSGSPRGVILTAAQLAASARAAAAHFALGPDDVWLAALPFFHVGGLAILHRMARCDGRVFIVPRFAPEAVREAVAAHRVTRLSLTPTMLERLLAGGWRPPAFLRTLLLGGEPIPADLLARCPRAVAGYGMTETASLVAAGAPGEAALRPLPGFEMRIVGDGGQPCEPGEAGRIAVRGGALMRGYLGGPALEGGWFETGDLGVADATGRFFVLGRADDLILSGGENVSPTEIETALRRHPAVAAAAVAALPDARWGQVPGALVVLRPGCPEPADLAAFLRAGLGGFKVPRYVSYVAELPVLASGKIDRNAVAAALAAGDVKKG